In Streptomyces sp. NBC_00483, a single window of DNA contains:
- a CDS encoding glycoside hydrolase family 6 protein — MRRPFRRAAITALTLSTLLITAPQATATATGAESQTQAQPQSQPQTSTSGHGPKLYTPDPNPDALRQIAALARAGQFRDAAKVTAMIATPQAVWFGDQSPAEVEKVTRDVVRDADRRDALPVFALYNVPGRDCSNYSAGGAATTAEYQAWIDAVARGIGSRDAMVVLEPDSLALLPADCGQDDAQGTKTAARYAEVNYAVDELEQLRGTRVYLDTGHPGWHSVNSIVPRLIKGGVEQAAGFYTNASNYFTDDANSWYGKLISSCIAYVEKSSGNAADCPNQSTPRAEAQSWIDAHVRVPASRMPHFVTDSSRNGQGTWTPPAGKYTDAQDWCNPPNRGLGARPTLRTGDPLQDARLWIKTPGESDGLCLRGTEGPEDPERGTVDPKAGDWFPQQALELVRYAKPPLLPAK, encoded by the coding sequence GTGCGAAGACCCTTCAGACGCGCCGCGATCACCGCCCTCACCCTCTCCACCCTGCTCATCACCGCGCCGCAGGCCACGGCCACGGCCACCGGCGCCGAGTCGCAGACGCAGGCCCAGCCGCAGTCGCAGCCGCAGACGTCGACGAGCGGACACGGCCCGAAGCTCTACACGCCCGACCCCAACCCGGACGCCCTCCGGCAGATCGCCGCGCTCGCCCGCGCGGGACAGTTCCGCGACGCCGCCAAGGTCACCGCGATGATCGCCACACCGCAGGCCGTCTGGTTCGGCGACCAGAGCCCGGCCGAGGTCGAGAAGGTCACGCGTGACGTGGTCAGGGACGCCGACCGACGCGACGCCCTCCCCGTGTTCGCGCTCTACAACGTGCCGGGCCGCGACTGCTCCAACTACTCCGCCGGCGGCGCCGCCACCACCGCCGAGTACCAGGCCTGGATCGACGCCGTCGCCCGCGGCATCGGCTCCCGCGACGCCATGGTCGTCCTCGAACCCGACTCGCTCGCCCTGCTCCCCGCCGACTGCGGTCAGGACGACGCCCAGGGCACCAAGACCGCCGCCCGGTACGCCGAAGTGAACTACGCCGTCGACGAGTTGGAGCAGCTGCGCGGCACCCGCGTCTACCTCGACACCGGCCACCCGGGCTGGCACAGCGTCAACTCCATCGTGCCCCGCCTGATCAAGGGCGGTGTCGAGCAGGCCGCCGGCTTCTACACCAACGCCTCGAACTACTTCACCGACGACGCCAACTCCTGGTACGGCAAGCTGATTTCGTCCTGTATCGCGTACGTCGAGAAGTCCTCAGGGAACGCCGCCGACTGCCCGAACCAATCGACCCCGCGCGCCGAGGCGCAGTCCTGGATCGACGCCCACGTGCGCGTGCCCGCCTCCCGAATGCCGCACTTCGTGACGGACTCCAGCCGCAACGGTCAGGGCACGTGGACCCCGCCCGCCGGCAAGTACACCGACGCACAGGACTGGTGCAACCCGCCGAACCGCGGTCTCGGCGCCCGCCCGACCCTGCGCACCGGCGACCCCTTGCAGGACGCCCGCCTGTGGATCAAGACGCCGGGGGAGTCGGACGGCCTGTGCCTGCGCGGCACCGAGGGTCCCGAGGATCCGGAGCGGGGCACGGTCGACCCGAAGGCGGGCGACTGGTTCCCGCAGCAGGCGCTCGAACTGGTGCGGTACGCCAAGCCGCCACTGCTCCCCGCGAAGTGA